TTTAAAAGGTGCGCATACTGCCCACCAAAATCTTCTTCCTAAGCATGCATCGATGTGCTTCTCTCTACTTGCTGAAATCCATATTAAACTTGAAGAATTGGATGATGCGGAACGTTATATCCACCTCGCTCGACACATTCAAAAAGGGTCGGATGATCAGAGATTATCTACACACACATATACCCAAGCTGGTATTCTATACATTCAAAAAGGGATGAATGAAAAGGCAAATAACTATTTAGATCTGGCTATTGAAAATGGAAAAAAATATGGTGATCATTTTCGATTAGAGTCGGCATATCTTGCAAAAGGCGATGTCTCAAAAAATATGGGATATACCAATGAAGCCATTTCTTATTATAAGAAGGGCTTAGCACTTGCCAGTACAAATCAAAATATTGAACAGGAGCAACAAGCTTTGTTGCGCCTTGCTCTTATTTAAGTGTATTAGTCTTACTATAACACTTGTTTTTGCGCTTGCCATTGTTTCTGTATCCGGTGTTGTAAATGTTAAGCCGGATATTTATTACTCGGATCCGGAACATGTTTAAATTAATCAGATGAACCGATCGCTCAACTTGAGAGATCGGTTTTTTCTCGTCCCTCTTGTCAACAAATCCTCTCATATATTATAATAGGAGGATGAAAACGAACGGTCGTTAGGTAGGTGGTGCGAACAGATGACTGCAAACGTGATAAAAGAAGTGTCGAAGCCGTTATTTGCACAGCATGGATACGAGGGAACTTCGCTTTCTAAAATTGCAGACGGCGTAGGGATTAAGAAATCTTCGATCTATGCACATTTTGAAAATAAAGAAGCATTATTTCTAGAAGTTCTTCAGGATTGTGTAAACCAAGACTTGTACTCTTTAAATCAATTTGTGCGGGAGACGAAACAGGAACGTACAGAGTCACGACTATATCAATTATTAAACGCAACGTGTCAGCAGTATCGCGATGAGACGGAGCAACTATTTTGGGCACGAGCGGTATTTTTTCCGCCATTGGAGTTAAAAGAGAAGATTCACCAACAAGTGACCACATATGATCATACCTTTTTTGCGATTGTGCGGGAGTTGATTCAAGAAGGAATAGATGCCCGCGAAGTGAAGGAAGGTAATGTGGCTGAGATGACACTTGCTTACTGTAGTATTCTCGATGGCTTGATGGTAGAGGTGCGATATTCAACCCCGGCAGAAATTCAGCACCGTATTGATGCGATCTGGAACATTTTCTGGTCAGGAATTCAGTGTGAGCAGCAAAGCGAACGGGAAAATGAGGCGTAAGAAGCGCTAGCTTCATTTTTGGTTAATTACAAACGAACGATCGTTAGGGAGGCGAGACGGATGAAGATGAACCTACAAACGAAAGCATGGTTGTATGTATTAAGTGGTGGTCTGTTAGAGGTGGGTTGGGCAGTTGGCTTGAAGTACTCGACGCATTGGTATCAAGCAGGAGTGACGTTGCTCCTGATCGTATTAAGTTTCCTATTTATGTCCCGCGCAGTGAAAGTATTGCCGATCGGCACTGTATATGCTGTGTTTACGGGGTTAGGAGCATTCTTCATGGTGATGGTGGGCATCTTTTTTCTCGATGAACCGGCGTCATGGAAGCGCCTCTTTTTTTCTTTCCTATTAATTAGCGGGATAATTGGTTTGAAGATGTCAACAAGTACGGAGCGTGACGAAGTTACAGCTTAAACATTATTGTATGAATGATCAATAGTGATGGGTGAGGAGGGAGTCGCATGGTATGGTTCGTATTGCTTATGGCGGGACTGATGGAGGTAATCTCGGTTACGTTACTAAAGTTGTCGGATGGATTGAAGAAAAAAGGGATGGCGCTGTTGTTTGCGTTAGCGATGCTGATGAGCTTTATACTGCTCTCATGGGCTCTACAAACCTTACCTTTGGGAACGGCATATGCGGTTTGGACGGGGATTGGAGCGGCAGGCAGTATACTTGTAGGAATGCTCTTCTTTCATGAGTCCCGTGATGGATGGCGCCTTTTTTTCTTGTCCATAGTGATCATTGGTGTGATGGGATTAAAATTGACAACAAGTAGCTAAGGTAGATTTAGAATAACGTTACAGTGATGCACTGTAAAAAGAGCCCAGTCAAACTGAGCTCTTTTTATTTTGTGTTTGTGTTATGGAAATAATCATACCCATAAAGTAATATCTGCTAACGGTTGTCTCGTTTTGGCACGAGGTTCCTGTGCACGGTATCCAAAGGTAACCATGGTAGAGATGCTAAATTGCTCCCCTGCAATAATGCCTTCGCTACGGAGGATTTCTTCTGCTTGTTCTTTGTCAAAGCCTTCAATCGGGCAGGAGTCGATACCGATTTGTGCGGCTGCGGTCATCATGTTGCCAAGGGCAATGTACGTTTGTTTACTTGACCAGTCGGATAAGGCACGCTCACTTTCCAGTAAACGAAAATCACATTCTTGAAATTTCTTTAGTGCCTCATACTTCCATTGCATCACATCAGAGGGTAGCTGCTGTATTTCTTTATTCATATAGGAAATGTAAGAAGAGTTATAGTGCATATCTTCTGCATTTCTAGACAAGATCACCATCACATGGCTAGCTGTTGGCAGTGAGCGTTGACCGCCCCATGTGATAGGCAATAATTTATTTCGCAGTTCTTCACTTTGAATAACAACAAACTTCCAGGGCTCAAAGCCAAACGAGCTTGGGGAGAGACGACCCGTTTCTAACAAGAAGGTAAAGTCTTCTGGAGAAATTTTTTTCTGCGGGTCAAACTCCTTACAAGCATGTCGAAAGTGGTATGCATCTATGATTTGCTTCTTTTTCGTTTCTTTATCCATGGTGAAATCCTACTCCTTAAGTGTATTTTAGGGATATTTTGTGGTAAATAAACTTTACTTTATACATTATAAAAAATATAATACAAAGTGGATAGTACGCACATTTTTGTTGTATAGTATACTTTTTTATACTTAGAGGTGTTTCTCGTGGTAATTACTAATAGAGATAATTGGGAAGTGAATGGATTTTCTTGTCCAGTGGAAGTGACGATCAATGTGATCGGTGGCAAATGGAAGAGCATTATTTTGTATCACTTGCTGAAAGAGACGAGGAGGTTTAATGAACTTCGTCGTTTAATTCCAGGGATTACACAGCGTATGCTTACGTTGCAATTGCGAGAATTGGAACGAGACGGGATTATTGATCGCAAAGTATATAAGCAGGTACCACCCAAAGTAGAATACTCCATTACCCGGTTTGGATACACTCTGGCACCCATTATTCAGCAAATGATGGAGTGGGGGAGAGAGCATTCCACCACACTGTTACAAGCGCGTAAAGAAAAAGAGGAAGAAAAGTGAACCGGACGAGAGGGTAACGATGATTATTCGTTAGTAGCGTAAATGATATAGGGGAGTATGCACCCATGGTAAGTTTTTTATATATGGAAGTATGATTAGTAGGAATTTATGTTTATGGAGGAGAAAGTATAGAAGATAACGAATCCTGTTATTGGAACAAAGGGGAAAAGGCGGATGAGACGACCGCTCGTTATCTTAGCAGTAGGACAGATATTGGGTATTGTAGGGGCTACTTACTTGCCGGCACCCCTCATTTTGGGATTAAGCGGGTTAGGTACAGTGTTGGTATGGGGAGGATGGCTGTATTATAATGATCGCCAGTTGTTCATGCTGGCGCTTTTTCTCGTTTCTTGGACTTTCGGAGCTGTTCATTATATTTGGCTGGATGGACGTAATAACTCTGAGCTGACGCAGGTTTTGGGTTTAAATTCGGCGCCGACAAGTAGTAAGGAGCAAACCTATCAAGTGTTGATTTCCGGGGAAATAGGTTCGCCGCCGCTGGTGGATGGGGATCAAGTTCGCTTCCGTTTAGTGGTAGAGGAGCTATCCCAACAAGGAGAACCTGTGCTAGCGATCCAGAATGAAGAAGTGATGGTGTGGGTGCGTTTGCAAGGACAAGAGGAGCAAGAGAAAGTGTTAGCGTGGAAGCGTGGTTGGAAGGTACAGATGCCACTAGAGCTAAGTCTTCCGTTAGCGGCGACTAATCCAGGTGCGTTTGATTATAAACAATATTTATATCGTCAGCATATCCATTGGATGGGCTCGCATGAGGGGTTAGATGGGATACAGTTAGCGGAAAAGGAAAGTGGACAGTGGCTACAAGCATGGTTTGATGAGCAACGGTCACGGTTTAGTGCCCGCATCGAGTCACTATTTCCTGAACAGATAGCAGGTCTAGTAAAGGGAATGCTGTTAGGACTACGTACGGAAGTGCCATATGAAATTGAAGAGGACTTTAAACGGTTGGGATTGGTACATATTCTGGCTATATCTGGACTCCATGTGGGGGTGCTGGTTGCCTGTATCTATTCGAGCTTAAAATGGATAGGGATGATAAGAGAGGTTGCGGCAGGAGTAACACTCATGTTACTTCCTGTTTATGTGTTGTTGACGGGCGCTGGTATTCCCGTGGTGCGCGCCGCCATTATGGCAGGGATGATGCTCGTAGCAGTGATATTTCGTAAGTACACCGATTCCCTTTCTTTTTTAGCACTGGCATCTCTATGTATTCTGTTATGTAATCCGTATGCTCTTTTCACAGCAGGTTACCAACTCTCCTTTGTGCTTACGTGGGCCTTAGTTGTAGGCGTGTCCCCTTTACGTCGCTTGCTACTCGCTCCAAAATGGATATCAGCAGTGATGGCGGTTACGATCATTGCACAACTAGCCTCTTTTCCCTTAGCTATTCTGCACTTTCACCAATATTCGCTCCTGTCTGCTGTGAGTAATTTCTTGCTTGTGCCTATTATCAGTTTGATCGTTATTCCAGGTGCTTTCCTATCACTTCTGCTCTCCGCCTTTCCTCTAGGTGAGGTGTTTGCTTTTTTACCTAGTTGGATTGTTTCGACGGTCTTAACCTACCTACTCGCACTGACAGAAGTTATTTCCCAATGGCGTTTCCTACACTGGTCATGGCGTCCTCCCTCTTTATGGTGGATTTCGCTTTATGGATTGATATGTGTCTTAGTTTTTCTAGTTGAAACCAGTGTAATGAAGAGTCGCTGGCGCGCACGGATCGTTAGTTATTCCCTTTTTTTACTCGTGTGTGGTTATGCTGTCCATCCATGGGGAACAGAATCTCTACGAGTTACGTTTCTTGATGTGGGGCAAGGAGATGCGATTGTGATTGAAACTCCGGTGGGGTATACGATGCTGATTGATGGAGGAGGGGTGTTGCCTTTTCAGAAAGAGAAGTGGCAAGAGCGACGGAGACCGCAAGACCCTGGACAAAGTGTAGTTGTTCCTTATCTAACTTATCGTGGTGTACGCCAACTTGATCTTATTGTGCTCACCCATGGAGATCAAGATCATATGGGCGGTGTTTTTGCTGTGATGGATCGTTTTCCAGTTAAACACGTTCTCTATGGTGGCGGACTGGATGAATCGCCGGAAGGGATTACCTTGCTTCATCAATTACATGAGCAGGGAAGTCGTGTGGAAATGGCTACAGACGGGCAAAGTCAAGAGGTGGAAGAGGGAATAACGTGGACGATTCTTCATCCGTCGGCTACAGAGGGGATAGAACAGAAAGGAAGAAACGATGCTTCTGTAGTACTGTATCTGCAAGCATATGGGTATCAGTTGCTCTTTACAGGTGATATTGAAGCAGAGGGGGAAGAAGAGATCGTGACAAAGTGGGAATTGACGGCTGTTGACGTGTTAAAAGTGGCGCATCATGGGAGCCGAACTTCATCGACATCCTTGTTTATGAAGAGAGTGAAACCACAGGTGGCGATTATTTCAGCAGGACGAAAGAATCGTTACGGTCACCCTGCACCAGAAGTGGTAGAAAGAATTGAAACAGAAGGGAGCACCCTTTTTCGTACGGATGAACACGGTGCGATTACCATACTTATATCAGAGCAAGGCATGTTAATTGAAACGATGAGGTAGGTGGTAAGTAAGAATGATAAAATGATAGAGAGGGGCTAAAGAAGATCAACATGATCCATTAAAAGCTAGTGAGGTTATGGAGATATAATCCCTACAGATAACATCATTTTAGCCAAATGAGAAAAAGTGGACGCAACTTTATACAATGATCTTACGTCTAAAAAGATAGGAGGGATGGCTAGTGGAGGAGGTGAATCGGGTAGAACGGGCACAAGGGGATCGAGCGGCACTGATTCAATTATTGCGCGATCTGGAAACCCCCTTGTATCAAACAGCTTTTTATTTGATGGGGAATGAACATGATGCTAGGGATGCGACGCAAGAAGCACTATTACGTATCTATAAAAACATTCATACTTTCAAAGGTGAATCCAAGCTGGAAACCTGGGCCCAACGTATCGTGTCTAATATCTGTATGGATACTTTTCGCCGTCGTAAAAAGAGTGTACCTCTCTTAGAGGAAGTAGAGCCTGTTGATGCTCGAGCCTGGATGGAGATGGAACGAACGGACGTCACACAAGATTTGCAAGCTGCCATCAATCGGTTACCTGATCCGCAAAGGGTTATTGTCGTTCTGCGGCATGTGCAAGATTATAGCTATCAAGAAATTGCAAATACCTTGGATCTTCCATTAAATACAGTGAAGTCGCATTTGTTCCGAGCACGCAATCAGTTAAAAGAGTGGCTTTCCAATTATAATGAGGGAGGTGGAAAGCATGAAGTGCGATAAGGCAAGAGATGCGCTCCAGCTCCGCCTGGATGGAATGTTATTGGCACAAGAAGACGCAGAATTGCAGTCACATTTGGCACATTGTCCTTCTTGTCGCAACGAGGATGAAAAACTAAAAAATCTAGCAGAAGCTTTTTCTACACTGCCACCTGTGCAACTCACTCATAGTATAGTAGATCAGTTGATTCCTCAGTTAGAGGACGAAGGGCAGCATATCGAAAAGACGAGCCAGCAGAAGCCATCTTTTTTTGTTAGACAGAAAAAGTGGTGGATTAGTGGAGGTGTGGCCGCGATGTTTCTCTTTAGCTTTTTCTTCTGGCAGGGTGAGGGTGGTGCCCCTGAAAACGCGAGTATAGAGGAATCACAGTCGGATATCTCTATGTTTCAGGAAAATGGGGGGCAGTCGGAAGATGACCCAGCTGTGAGTGGATTTTCAGATGAGGAGAAAAAAGAGAACAACGGTGGAGAAGAATCAAAAGGTACGGCTACACAGGAAGAAGTACAGATTATTTATTCTCCCGATCGCCAGTATAGGGCAGTCGTCGGTGCACGTGCGTTGCAGGTGTTGACGGAGGAGGGAGACGTATACTTTCAATCCTCAAAGTGGGGAATCAATCAACAGGCGAAGGTAAACTGGGAGACAACAGCAGAATTAACGATACAAATTTATCCGCGTGTAGATGATATCTCACAGATGCAACCAATAGAGACACGAGTGGTTAATATTGAGGAAAAAACAGAAAAAGTGGAGTAATAAGAGTGCCCTACCTGAAACTGAGGTGGGGTAGTGCTTTTTGCATGCAAGGGATACAATAGTTTTGACGGAAATAGATGAAGTGAGAGGGTGAACTGGACGTGTCGCAAAGATTGAAGCAATCTATACAGCGAGGGAAGATCGCACCGGTTTATCTTTTCTATGGAAGTGAGCCTTTTTTGATTGAAGAAGCGTGTCGCGTCCTGAAGGAAGGAGCCTTACCAGAAGAAGAACCAGCCTTTCATCTAGTGGAGCGAGATCTGGAAGAAGAGAGCATCCAAGTGTTGATTCAAGAAGCTCAGACTCCATCGTTTTTTGGAGGGCGTCGGGTGATTATCGGTCGGAATGCACGTTTCTTAACTACCTCAAACAAAAAAGCAAAGGTTGAGCATGATATAGAAATATTGCATGAATATATTCAACATCCCTTTATAGATAATGTAGTGGTGCTCACCGTGCCTGTAGATAAATTAGATCAGCGTAAAAAAGTAGTAAAGTCATTGTTAAAAGAGGCGGATGTACATCCATTTCCTCCATTGGAAGGGCGGGAGCTCTTACAGTGGGTGGAGCAACGCTTACAGTTGAGAGGTAAGCGGGCTACGATGGATACACTGAAACGGTTAGTAACCTGGGCTGGAAAAGACCTCTTACTTTTAGATAATGAATGTGAAAAGCTGAGCACCTATGCAGGGGTAGAAGAGGAGATTACGGCGGGGATGGTGCAGGAGCTCGTGCCTCGTACGCTGGAAGAAGATATTTTTAAATTGGTAAATAGTGTAGGGAATCGTAGAGGGAAAGAGGCATTATCCATTCTTGATGATCTATTGCTTAATCGCGAAGAACCTCTGCGCATCTTGGTGCTTTTGACTAAGCAGATTCGTTTAATAATGCAGGTGAAGGTATTAGCAGTTCATGGATTGACAGATAAAGAGATTGCTACACAACTAAGTGCGCACCCTTATCCAGTTAAATTGGCGCGTAAACAAGGGGAATCCTTTACAGTGGAAGCATTGCAAGTTCTGTTGCAACAAGCGATAGAAACCGATGTAGCTATTAAATCAGGTCGCCTTGAAAAAAGTTTTGCCTTACAGCGACTGATCTTATGTGATATGTATCCTGCTAGATAAGAAAAAGCCGCTTATGTGTTAGAAGCGGCTTTTTCCGCTAGTTGAAGCTGCCTTCGTACTTGGACAAATTGAATATACATCGCCATGCGCCATGGAAGGAGCATGCCAAAAGCAAGGAGAAAAAAGACGGAGCCGGTCTGTGCGATGGAGATATGTGCTTCTACATAACTATGAAGTGCCATCCGGATGATAAGCAGTGCGAGGAGAATGACTACAAATGCTTTGGAACGGGCAAGGTAGATATCGCCCTCGCGAATCTCTATATTGGAAGTGCGAATGAGTGGATAGGCGAAAAAAATCATCCCGGTGGTAAAAGAGATCAATGCCCATGAGAGAGGGATGTGTGTAAAGGGAAAGAGAAACATAAAAAAGCCCGTGCTCATTCCCAAGGGAGGAAGCAGAATCTTTTTTGCGCTTATCGGTTTTTTTGCAGATCTAAGTCGAACGACAGCCGCCGCACCTGCCATCATAATGGCAACAATTGTAGCTACATAAGGTAGATAGGGATGTAACGCGATCACTGTGGTTCACTCCGTTCGTAAAATACATACGTCTTTCCCCCATTCTAACACAATCCCTAGTGTAAGCGAACGAGCTTGCATCCAAGTGACAAGCATTGTATGATGGTAATACTAATCGGGCAAACGAGACATAACTGACATGCGCAGAAGAAGAAGAGTAGCACGATACGGACTGTTCAGAGAGTTGGCGGTAGGTGCAAGCCAATCAGTCGGTTGTGTGAATGGGCTTTGGAGCTGTTGCCGCTATAGTTACGGATAATAACTGTAGAAGTAACCGGTACTAACCGTTATTTAGTAAAGCGCATCAGGATACTGATGAAGCAGGGTGGTACCGCGGGTAATCTCGTCCCTTCTCTTATGGAGGGGCGGGATTTTTTCGTGTCAGTGACAAACATAAAGGAGGAAGTAGTCAGATGAAACGAATTTTTTCGGGTAGTCAACCGACCGGGAATTTACATCTAGGAAATTACCTTGGAGCGATTAAGCAATATATTAAATACCAGGAAGAGGGGGATGGATTTTTCTGCGTGGTAGATTTGCATGCGCTTACCCTTCCGCAAGATCCTGAGGCGCTGCGAAAAAAAACGATGGAACTGGCGACACTTTATGTGGCGGCAGGGCTTGATCCAAATAAAGCAACTCTTTTTATTCAGTCGCATGTGCCTGCACATGCAGAAGGTGCATGGTTATTGCAATGCATCGCACGTATGGGTGAACTTAACCGGATGGTGCAATTCAAAGAGAAAGGAAAAGGAGAGGAGACGGCTGGAGTGGGGCTTTTCACCTATCCTATTTTACAAGCGGCAGACATCTTATTGTACGATGCGGATATTGTTCCTGTGGGCGAGGATCAGAAGCAGCACATCGAATTGACACGCGATCTAGCGGAGCGCTTTAATCATCGTTTCGGTGAGGTGTTAAAAGTGCCTGTACCGATGATTCCCGAGCAGGGAGCGCGCATCATGGGTTTAGATAACCCTGAAAAGAAGATGAGCAAAAGTGCGGAAAGCGCAAGCAATTATATAACCTTATTGGAAGATCCGAAATCGATCATGAAAAAGTTGAAGCGTGCGGTGACGGACTCAGAGAACGTGGTTCGTTATGATCGTGAGCAAAAGCCAGGAGTCAGCAATCTCCTTGAGATTCACAGTTTGCTGTCTGGAGAGTCGATTTCTGCTTTAGAAGAAAAATATAGCGATGCAGGCTATGGGAAGTTGAAGATTGAAACAGCAGAAGTGATTATTGATCATCTTACACCTGTTCGTGAGCGTTATAAAAAATTAGTAGAGACGGGGGAGATCGAAGAGATCTTGATAACAGGTGCCAAAAGAGCGCAAGAGGTAACAGGAGGAGTGTTAGAGCGGATGCGTTCTGCGATGGGCTTAGTCTCACCTTATCGGAAATAGTAAAAGAGGCGGACGAAAAATGTCCGCCTCTTTTAAATGCTCCAGTGTAAGGTTAAGAATAGCGCATCCAAACAATGATTTATAAGTAAAGTCTGAATAATCATTTGATTACATATACGTGAGCAAGGTAGTGACATATAATGAAGTGAAGAACGAAAGGGGAGTGAAAAAGATGAAGGCAGTTTATTGTGATCGGTATGGACCTCCTGCGGTTTTAGAGCTGAAAGAGGTTCAAAAACCGACACCAGAAGGAAAGGAGGTACTAATTCGCATTTATGCTACGGCTGTCTCCTCGGGGGATACACGCATTCGGAGCGGTTTACGTGCGCGCCTTCCACTGTGGCCGTTTTCGAAGTTGGCAATTGGGTGGAGGAGACCGAAAAATCCGATTCTGGGGATGTGTTTCGCAGGTGAAGTGGAAGCGATTGGAGAGAACGTGACGCGGTTTCGTGTTGGTGATCAAGTATATGGTTCATGTGGGAAAACGTATGCAGAATATATTCAAGTGTCAGAGGAGCGTGCTATTGCACGTAAACCTGCTAATCTTTCATATGCTGAGGTAGCAGGCATTCCCTTTGGGGCGATTTCAGCGCTTCATTTCTTAAAAAATCAAGGGAAAATTAGTGAGGGACAGCAGGTGTTAATCTATGGAGCCTCAGGGAGTGTCGGTACATATGCGATTCAATTGGCGAAGTATTTTGGTGCGGAAGTGACAGCGGTATGTAGTGGTGCCAATGCGGAACTGGTAAAGTCCTTGGAGGCAGATCACGTTTGGGACTACACCTGTGATGATATTACTCTGACGGACCGTACATACGATATCATTTTTGATACGGTGGGCAAAACAACGTACTCTTCTTATAAAGCATTATTAAAAGAGAATGGACGCTATCTCCTCGCTGTCTTTGATTTCCCCCAAGTAGCATTGATGCTGTGGACATCGCTTATGGGAAAGAAAAAAGTGATGGGCGGAATAGCAGACAGCAAGGTGGAACATCTCGATTTTCTGCGAGATTTGATGGAGTCAGAGAAGTTAAAGCCTGTTATCGATCGACACTACCAATTAGAAGAGATTGTGGAGGCACATCAATACGTCGATTTGGGCCATAAGAAAGGCGATGTGATTATTGATGTGGTGCAATCATAACGTCCCAACTAAAAAAGCGACCCGTGCGGGTCGTTTTTTAGTTTTAGAGGCTGTTAAGTTTTTGCGTTAAGCGGGACTTTTGGCGAGCAGCTGTATTTTTGTGCAACAAGCCTTTGGTCACCCCTTTGTCCAATTTGCGAAGTGCATCTTGTAGCAAAGGTTGTGCTTGCTCTTTATCTTGCTTTTCAACGGCAACCAAGAACTTCTTCACGGAAGTGCGCAGAGCCGACTTTTGCATAGCACGGTGTTCGCGACGTTTTTCGTTGATTTTAGTCCGTTTGATGGCAGATTTAATGTTTGGCATTAGGTTTCACCTCCTAAGAAGCAAAAAACTTCTTCAATCCGATCGATTTCCTAATCGAACAACACCCTGCATTCTACCATGTGAACGAAGAAAACGCAAGATGGGAATAAAATTGAGGGCATATTGGAAAAAATGGGGAGGAAGGTGTAAGTAGTAGGGACTGGGGGTTTCAACATGGCAAAGGAAGAACAGATGCAAGGAGCTTTAAGTAACTTGGAGGATTATTCGATCCGTACCGATCTCGCCCGTGAAGCACATGATATGGCTTCACAAAGAGAGTCTGATGAAAGTGGAATACAAGGGATTGAAAATGAAGAATATGAACAGGACGGTATTATTACGAGTTGGATTCGCATTGAAGAAGGGAATGCAGCTGATCGATTGGGAAAAATGCCAGGCACATATCTAACTTTGGAGGTTCCTGGCTTGCGTAGTAAGGATTCAAATCTGCAAAAACGGGTGACGGCTCATTTTGCTCAAACCTTTGCTCAATTCTTGACGGAGTGCCAGATCGCGCCGAATGCTTCTTGTTTGGTCGTAGGGTTAGGGAATCGCAATGTGACGGCAGATGCGTTAGGTCCCTTTGTGGTGAAACACTTAATGGTAACCCGTCATCTGTTTGAATTGATGCCGGAGCAAGTGGAGCAGGGTTATCGTCCGGTCAGTGCAATCGCCCCCGGTGTATTGGGAACGACAGGCGTGGAGACAAGTGAAATTATTCATGGATTGGTAGAAAAGTGTAAACCTGACTTCATCGTTGCGATTGATGCACTTGCCTCTCGTGCTCTCAGCCGAGTGTATACAACAATTCAAATTGCAGATACAGGGATAAATCCTGGTTCGGGTGTGGGAAACAAACGAAAGGGCTTAACGAAGGAGACGTTGGGTATACCTGTGATCGCTATTGGTATTCCAACAGTGGTAGATGCGGTTACTATTACTCATGATACGATCGACTTCATTCTGGCACATCTACAGCGACAAGTATCTAACGAGAAGCCGACTAATCCCCTTGATCCATTAAATCGTGCCACAGTGCGTGAACTACAAGGAATGACAGTGGATGAGACGACACGCAATAACTACTTGGGTCTAATGGGAGGGTTAGAAGAGAATGAGAAGCGTGCACTCATTCATGAAGTACTAAGTCCGTTAGGTCAAAACTTGATTGTTACACCGAAAGAAGTAGATGATTTTATCGGTGATATGGCACAACTGATCGCAAGCGGTCTTAATTGTGCTTTGCATGAAGCTGTCACGATGGATAATGTAGCCGCTCATTCTCACTAAAACCTTTAGCTGATCGGTTCTACTCTATCTTTCATTTACATAGGCTCTTTTTAAGAGATATGAAAGAGAAAGAGGGGAATGAACCATGAGTAGTGGGAGCCGAGGTAGTCGCTTTACTGAAGTAAATTTGGCCAAGCCTCGGGCAAGACAAATCATGGTAATCATCATACTGGCAATGGTATGTGTCTTGATGATAAGCGGCTTAGTAGCGATGGCAGAAGCAGAGCGAAGCGTTACAGGGATCCACTTGGGTAGGGTGACGTCTCAGTTGTCCGTGCAATCGCTGATGATGGTAATGGGAAGAGAAGTTCCATACCTAGGAATAACAGAAGAGGCAGCGCAGCAGGAAGGGATATTTTCACAGGTAATTTTTGAACTGATTACTAGTGTGAATCCAGAAGATCCACGCACTTTTTTGGGAGGAGAGCTTCCTGGCTTTGCCCTGTTCGATACAGAAATTGTGGTGGCAGGAGAAGGGGTGGATTACACGTCGGTTCCGATGGAATCTGCGCCACCTGCAGCTGTGGAGGAGAAGTTGGCAACAAGCGATACGGGGGAAACGGCGAAGGCGAGCAATGAGCAA
This sequence is a window from Mechercharimyces sp. CAU 1602. Protein-coding genes within it:
- a CDS encoding DNA internalization-related competence protein ComEC/Rec2, producing MRRPLVILAVGQILGIVGATYLPAPLILGLSGLGTVLVWGGWLYYNDRQLFMLALFLVSWTFGAVHYIWLDGRNNSELTQVLGLNSAPTSSKEQTYQVLISGEIGSPPLVDGDQVRFRLVVEELSQQGEPVLAIQNEEVMVWVRLQGQEEQEKVLAWKRGWKVQMPLELSLPLAATNPGAFDYKQYLYRQHIHWMGSHEGLDGIQLAEKESGQWLQAWFDEQRSRFSARIESLFPEQIAGLVKGMLLGLRTEVPYEIEEDFKRLGLVHILAISGLHVGVLVACIYSSLKWIGMIREVAAGVTLMLLPVYVLLTGAGIPVVRAAIMAGMMLVAVIFRKYTDSLSFLALASLCILLCNPYALFTAGYQLSFVLTWALVVGVSPLRRLLLAPKWISAVMAVTIIAQLASFPLAILHFHQYSLLSAVSNFLLVPIISLIVIPGAFLSLLLSAFPLGEVFAFLPSWIVSTVLTYLLALTEVISQWRFLHWSWRPPSLWWISLYGLICVLVFLVETSVMKSRWRARIVSYSLFLLVCGYAVHPWGTESLRVTFLDVGQGDAIVIETPVGYTMLIDGGGVLPFQKEKWQERRRPQDPGQSVVVPYLTYRGVRQLDLIVLTHGDQDHMGGVFAVMDRFPVKHVLYGGGLDESPEGITLLHQLHEQGSRVEMATDGQSQEVEEGITWTILHPSATEGIEQKGRNDASVVLYLQAYGYQLLFTGDIEAEGEEEIVTKWELTAVDVLKVAHHGSRTSSTSLFMKRVKPQVAIISAGRKNRYGHPAPEVVERIETEGSTLFRTDEHGAITILISEQGMLIETMR
- a CDS encoding NAD(P)H-dependent oxidoreductase translates to MDKETKKKQIIDAYHFRHACKEFDPQKKISPEDFTFLLETGRLSPSSFGFEPWKFVVIQSEELRNKLLPITWGGQRSLPTASHVMVILSRNAEDMHYNSSYISYMNKEIQQLPSDVMQWKYEALKKFQECDFRLLESERALSDWSSKQTYIALGNMMTAAAQIGIDSCPIEGFDKEQAEEILRSEGIIAGEQFSISTMVTFGYRAQEPRAKTRQPLADITLWV
- a CDS encoding TetR/AcrR family transcriptional regulator, with product MTANVIKEVSKPLFAQHGYEGTSLSKIADGVGIKKSSIYAHFENKEALFLEVLQDCVNQDLYSLNQFVRETKQERTESRLYQLLNATCQQYRDETEQLFWARAVFFPPLELKEKIHQQVTTYDHTFFAIVRELIQEGIDAREVKEGNVAEMTLAYCSILDGLMVEVRYSTPAEIQHRIDAIWNIFWSGIQCEQQSERENEA
- a CDS encoding multidrug efflux SMR transporter translates to MVWFVLLMAGLMEVISVTLLKLSDGLKKKGMALLFALAMLMSFILLSWALQTLPLGTAYAVWTGIGAAGSILVGMLFFHESRDGWRLFFLSIVIIGVMGLKLTTSS
- a CDS encoding RNA polymerase sigma factor, translating into MEEVNRVERAQGDRAALIQLLRDLETPLYQTAFYLMGNEHDARDATQEALLRIYKNIHTFKGESKLETWAQRIVSNICMDTFRRRKKSVPLLEEVEPVDARAWMEMERTDVTQDLQAAINRLPDPQRVIVVLRHVQDYSYQEIANTLDLPLNTVKSHLFRARNQLKEWLSNYNEGGGKHEVR
- a CDS encoding multidrug efflux SMR transporter; this translates as MKMNLQTKAWLYVLSGGLLEVGWAVGLKYSTHWYQAGVTLLLIVLSFLFMSRAVKVLPIGTVYAVFTGLGAFFMVMVGIFFLDEPASWKRLFFSFLLISGIIGLKMSTSTERDEVTA
- a CDS encoding helix-turn-helix domain-containing protein codes for the protein MTNRDNWEVNGFSCPVEVTINVIGGKWKSIILYHLLKETRRFNELRRLIPGITQRMLTLQLRELERDGIIDRKVYKQVPPKVEYSITRFGYTLAPIIQQMMEWGREHSTTLLQARKEKEEEK